TTAGGTTTCTTCGTCCCGCACCCGTCGCGCCCGACCCGCGTTAGAGGGGAGATTAGCAAAGCGGGAAAAGAAAGAGGGAAGGGGAGCAACATCTTATTCTCTTCGCGAGAACTTCCGGATCGTAGAAGCATTCGGAACGGGCTCCGCGTTCATTTTGTTGGCAAACACAATTTGAATGAGATTATATCAATGATCTTCCTTTTCTCACTCGCCTTTCGACTCAAAATCAGCTCACCTTTATCGAATCTCTAGTATGGTAATAAAGCAAATATTGAACCACGGATTTCATGTTAATGATAGAAATCATGAGGTATTCAATTGAATCTCACACAACAATAAGTCGAGATAAAACTTGtgttattttttatcaatatttgcCAACATTATCTTATTTTCATATGGagtttatatgaaaataagataaTATTGTACAAATCTTAATCAAGCTCCATATGCTTCTAAACTAAAATTACTCTACTCGTAAGCATGAACTCATACCCGAATCTGAACATGGAACAGGTTAAACTTATTTAATatgcaaaagaagaagaaaaaatcaatgAGAATACATCAAACCCTATGTAGTCCTTGAGATCTAagataattaataaatacatcTTTGTGATAACACTTTTTTTTCATTCCGATTATGTTAGCAAGTATTTTTTCTAACTCGATGCTATAATTTGATGTTCACCCATTAGTTATAACATTGTTATTAGTATCCATTTTGTTGCTAtcgaaaaaaagaagaaaaagcaGTCCAAATTAGCTCAAAAAAAAGGGCAAAAAGCTACGTTAGTTCTCCTTTTATTTGCCAAAGGTACAAGAACTTGCCGCTTATAGGATACAAAATAAGAGTTGCCATTACATCATTACAAAGATGACCGTATAAGGTCCTCTGTTTTATTAAGTAGGCTTTTAGCTTAGCTTATTACATAGGAAGAAAAAAAGCAAGCAAAACGTTGTAATTAAGCAGCAGCAACTCTCCCATATTGGCTACTTCTTCCTGAAGAGGTGAAAAGTAGAGTTTCCTCCCTGTTGAACTTGAGCCTCCTTGCCTCTTCCCTTGAAATCTGGTAAGAATTAGCTATCACATCGACGGGTAATCCTCGAATGGCAGAAGTACGCCCACTCAGTGTGTTGATCATGGCATTGTCATTGGTGTTGAACACCACCCACTCAAAGATTTCGTTTTCGGCATGTTTCACCACAGCAAAGTTCTGTGGTACTATCACAACTTGCCCCTGTCTTACTCTGTCATCTAGCACTGCTTGTCCTCTGTGATCAACTATCTGTATCCTTGCTTCTCCCCTTGTTACGTAGAGTACGCTGTGTGCATTCGTCCACCAGTGTGGTGCCATGATCGAATTCTGCAGATTAGATTCGTATTaagtcaaacaaattaaaactaGAGGAAGTAGCAATAGCAATAGCAAGATGTGGCTTACTCTGTAAAGAACTCCTTTGGCAGCGCTGAGGCGGAGGAAGCTGAGGATGGGCAGAGTGAGGCTGTTGACAGTGGTGAAGCGTCCGGCTTGAGGATTGTAGACATCAGCACGAGCAGGGTTATCGATGTTCTGCCTGAGTTTAGCGGAGCAGATGGTTTCTTCAATTCCGTTTGCACGAGGACCGTATTGTCCTTGCTCTTGTCTCTCCTCACGCTCCTCTTGTTCTTGTGAGAATGGTGGTCTCACAACTCTAAGCCCTTGATCAATGTTCACAATGTGGCCTCTCTGATCCTCCTGGCCCTGAAGCTTCCTTGCTGTTTCAGTACTTACGCCGAATGCCTCAGCCAACAACTCTAATTCAAACCCTCTGAACACATTTCCAGATTGGAATTGCTCCTTCTGGAAGCTGCGTGCTCCTCCTTGCTGTCCCTGTTGCTGTTCTCCTTGTTGCGGGTTTCCAGCTATGAAGAAtctctgcaaaaaaaaaaaaaaacgaaaatcagattcatttatttattaatcaatATTGAGTGTGTTGTTAAAGTTTACATACCCTTGAATTTTGATCAAGCTGGTTTGCACTGTTACCGCTATCTTCGAAACAAACAAGTACAAGCTCTTCATTTCCTTCGTTATAAGCCCAGTGAGCAGCTCCAGCAGGGAAGGCAATAATGTCTCCCTGTTTGAACTGTCCAATCTTCTGATGACGATCTTGGAATCTTGATCCTGCACCCCTTTCACCTTGCTGAAATTGCTGTGATGACTGGAAAGTTTCAGGGCATCCAGAGTTCATGATCCCGAAAAATCCCCTACCTGTAACATTAATTAGTTTACAATCAACTTATTAATGTAGTGCATATCTTATCACTATCTCgcgacaaaaaataaaataaaaatacctcGTTCAACATAGGCAAGGAGAGGAGTATTAAGGTAAGAAGGCAACAGCATGCCTCTAGACTGGATAACATGTCTAATGAGTGAAACACCAGCACATTGAAACTGTTGGTTATTTTTATCCCACAACTCAGTAACCCCTGCTTCAGCTTGAATGCGAACAGTGGGTTCCATAGGGTTAAGTCTATTAAGCTGACACTGACCTTGTTGCTGTTGGTATCTTTGCTGAGCAAAGGTACCATGCAACACTAGAAGAAAACTAAGGGAGAAACAAAGCCAGCTAGAACCCATAATTGCTTGATTTTTCTAACAAGAGGGAGATATATATTATgtgattaattaaataaaagttgATGGGATGGAGAATGGGAAGTGATGGTATTTATAGGAAGGAGAAATAAGGAAATGATTGACACATTGCACTTTGCATGGCTATGAAAACATGCTGAGTTACACCTAATAAAGTTAACACTCATGCATGTAGAGTTTAGGTGGCTTCATTCTTCTGTAAACAATACAAAAACTCATTTTGTTTTAGTCTGAATGAGTTTTCCATTAACAAGGTATCTACAGCACattgtttttttgtattttatttatatttattcatataataCAAGTGATTTAACGAGCTAGTTAATACTTtaatctttgaaaaaaaattaggacTTAATTTTGGGATATTATATAATGCTTTTGCTATCCTAATTTAAGtgtcttattttattttgttattttggtttgttcccaaaaaatctcatttttagtaagttttcaattttattattttaagacaaATCAgatcataaaatttgaataactacataaaatttaaaatctcttAAATACTTGGATTTTATActcaatcaaattaaaatacttaaatTAAAATGGAGGAAGTACTCTTTAATCATGTGTGCAGGCTACAACATATGATTATAGTATCTTTTTTTAAGACAACTAGATAATTCATCTGTGCTTCACATagaattgaaatatattattaagcTCACATTGACCATTCGGTAATATTTGGATTTTCAATGTATACATTACATTGTAAAGATCATTTTATCTAAAggcaattcaaaattttaaaagggctatattttttttatttttgattttttatactAAAAGAATGAGTCATAGAGATATTTTAAGTATAAGAAAGAAGTCTATGAAATCTCCATGGAAATAGTTTGttagaagtaatgaaattttctaaattccAAGACTTATAAAGAACAACATCAGAAGTTAAAGAAGAGACCAAAAATCCTCGAACAACAACGCTCCCAAGTAGAGTGAAACATCACGTCCATACAAgaacataattaactaattcaaaTAGAGGACCTTAGCTCCTTTCATATGACCCTAAAATTGTAagtatcataaatatttttcctcAAGTCTAAGAGTAGTCATTACTATTGCTAAGGTTTCATATCACCAGTGCAACTTATTTTGGAATAGAACCAAAgttatttttatggtttatatTATGCAGTTACaaagaattaatgtaattatcaACCAAGCAGTAGGTGACATCATTCATAGCTGGATATTCTAAACCAATTTTTttgcacataacatattaaaatctcaaaGCATAATTTTCTGAGTGTTTGAGCTAACAAATAtccacaaataataataaatacaaccttactttcctaacaatcaagaaaaaaaacgCATGttgcttaacatattttttaaaaacatagtCTGTTGATCTTTATCCAAGTTTAcagttcacaaatttaattgacAGAAACCAAAAGTAAGAGTTATtacttctttatcaaaaaagcaaaaacaactttatcaaaagaaagagttatcactacggcaaaaatgatctttagcaATAATTATAAATGTTCCTAGAAAAAGTCCATAAcaacattgaatctaatgacaattaattaatgtaggTAAAGGGTCCAACACTCTTCACTACTGTGCATATTCATTGCCGATAAAAACTATATTTGCTTTGATGTATTTTGGACATTTATTAGTTTCGAAACTTGGTCTCTTATTATGCCTAAAAAGAGTAGATATGAGAAATTAGTTAACTTGCGATAAAAGAAGTAAACTAGTTGTCTACTAATATTCTAGGAAGGGTgcaatgacatataaaatgtgTGTACTTAAAGAAtgaacaatcaaaataatatactaactgTGGCAAAGAAGAGAGCAATCTATAtggttcttttaacaaacttcacCATTTATTGCGTGTTAGTTATcacatatttattgttttgtgctatcaaatatagcacaacccacaagaagtttctcaaaaagtatatgaataaaactatagaaagagacaaaatagaagataaattttcaatcattCTCATTGGAATTTTTAacagaataaaaaaaagatacaaatcgaaaaaaaattcaatagataCACGACTTACAGTAAAAGATTAAGCTTCATTAGATAGaaggaagaaaactttgaggAATGAAACACAATTAGAAGCTTAATTAAAGTATTTAAATTCAATTCCCATATAGCGAAAACCCCTCACAAATAATAGTGgcagaaataaatattttgttattaaataaccaaatataatgaattgaacCATATCAACAGTTTATGAGTTGTGGACTGAGAGGTGCAAGAGTAGTAATGTCACATtaccattaaaattatttttctttgtttatatgaagaaaACTGTAGGCAGGGAAGAAGGAGAAGATCGATTTTCAATCATCCTTGCTGAAATttttaacaaagttttaaaaaggTCACAAAGatagtaaaaagaaattgtcataGTTACATTTATAACTATGACTTATAGTAAAGATTAATCTCCATGAAGTAGGAGGAATAAAACTTTAaggaatgaaacaaacttcGTAAGAAGCATGAATAATGTATTTGATTCGACTACCCTACAACGAAAAAAACCTACAAATAGTAGTAACagaaaatccctctatttacATTAAACAAAGTGTAGGTCACTaccttacataaaaatcacaactattcataaaagtgtcaactcttcataaaagtcgtaactctTCCTAAAGAtcgtaacttttcataaaaatcgcaacttttcataaagtcacaatttttcatgaaaggggaAGGCTAGTTATGATAATAGATAAATTTAATGGAGCATCCTTGTTTGTGGTGGTTCCACATAGGCGGGCCGATGGTtctcttatatttatatatatgctaGATTTagaaacgtgcgttgcacgtttatcccaaaatacttcatataaattttgtagTGCAAAATCCATAATTGTTTCCATAAAAACTACATATATCTTCctaataaaaagaatatatctTTAACTATAAAATTGTCCAAATCCTTTGCATAAAAATATGTGAACATTTATTATGTGACATGTCAGGTTATTCAGCCGAAAGTAATTAACAATTGACAAGGAACTAAAAAATGATATACCTGGTCCTGGTTTGATGCATATGTACTCCAAAGCTTCTCTAAGTTGTATTATGTTCTCACTTTCTCATCAAGGGCATGAATTACTACTTTACCATTAACAAAAATCAGTAACTAAAAATATAGAATACTAAGGAATTCAGCAGAATTTGAGAACTAGCGAGTTTACTTAATTGATGGCTAGTAAAACTACGTCCTGCACTCACACAATCACATGGATCAATGCAAAAGATAGTTGTCTCAATAAACAAAAACTACAAATTGCTCTGCATGTACTGCACTGCAGACTACACACACACAAAAGTCGATTTCAACTTGATATGACATATAATGAACGTCATAAATAAATACAGAGCACTTTATTGCTAAA
The nucleotide sequence above comes from Solanum pennellii chromosome 9, SPENNV200. Encoded proteins:
- the LOC107029599 gene encoding 11S globulin-like, yielding MGSSWLCFSLSFLLVLHGTFAQQRYQQQQGQCQLNRLNPMEPTVRIQAEAGVTELWDKNNQQFQCAGVSLIRHVIQSRGMLLPSYLNTPLLAYVERGRGFFGIMNSGCPETFQSSQQFQQGERGAGSRFQDRHQKIGQFKQGDIIAFPAGAAHWAYNEGNEELVLVCFEDSGNSANQLDQNSRRFFIAGNPQQGEQQQGQQGGARSFQKEQFQSGNVFRGFELELLAEAFGVSTETARKLQGQEDQRGHIVNIDQGLRVVRPPFSQEQEEREERQEQGQYGPRANGIEETICSAKLRQNIDNPARADVYNPQAGRFTTVNSLTLPILSFLRLSAAKGVLYRNSIMAPHWWTNAHSVLYVTRGEARIQIVDHRGQAVLDDRVRQGQVVIVPQNFAVVKHAENEIFEWVVFNTNDNAMINTLSGRTSAIRGLPVDVIANSYQISREEARRLKFNREETLLFTSSGRSSQYGRVAAA